From the Gordonia bronchialis DSM 43247 genome, one window contains:
- a CDS encoding oxidoreductase, whose protein sequence is MAGAITCYAVAFAGVEGISYPFWWVAAEPLLIPMAVIGAVLVIVIRDATVVIAYFVGALGVIGWLQLTEGNQDLELWVTSSPMFFVAAIMLPEPLTSPATRIPRILYGVLVGALTYCQQNVEITDSYSLEFTPEIALGFGCVFALLVRLLTRTARRVPLAEPRAESLAENTFGVYAPSVGRAPAFRPGQWATLSVPRWSRPVWQSSRRVFSFVSAPYTDPVEFAFTTSGEPSPFKRDLIAGSVPRAYIDNRGGGFVLSPRLIARHRVVLVAGGIGITPFISMLRALRAAGNDLSNLTVVHVIRAESRAVYAEVLDDAAAAGARVERVVSPTGTLPDGTALRADGTALRAEGTHYFVSGAPQFVRATTSQIRRADTTTRLRPWRVHTDTFAGY, encoded by the coding sequence GTGGCAGGCGCGATCACCTGCTATGCGGTGGCCTTTGCCGGAGTGGAGGGCATCAGTTATCCGTTCTGGTGGGTCGCGGCCGAACCGTTGCTCATCCCGATGGCTGTGATCGGCGCGGTACTGGTCATCGTGATCCGCGACGCCACGGTGGTGATCGCCTACTTCGTCGGCGCGCTCGGGGTCATCGGGTGGCTGCAACTCACCGAGGGGAATCAGGATCTCGAGCTGTGGGTGACGTCGAGTCCGATGTTCTTCGTCGCCGCGATCATGCTGCCCGAACCGCTGACCTCGCCGGCCACGCGGATACCGCGCATTCTGTACGGCGTGTTGGTGGGCGCGTTGACCTACTGCCAGCAGAACGTGGAGATCACCGACTCCTATTCGCTCGAGTTCACCCCGGAGATCGCCCTCGGGTTCGGCTGCGTCTTTGCCCTGCTGGTCCGTCTGCTCACCCGTACGGCACGGCGGGTGCCGTTGGCCGAGCCCCGGGCAGAGAGTCTGGCGGAGAACACGTTCGGCGTGTATGCGCCGTCGGTGGGGCGGGCACCGGCATTCCGGCCCGGACAGTGGGCAACGCTCAGTGTGCCGCGGTGGTCGCGCCCGGTGTGGCAGAGTTCGCGCCGCGTGTTCTCCTTTGTGTCCGCGCCGTACACCGACCCGGTGGAGTTCGCCTTCACCACCTCGGGTGAGCCGTCGCCCTTCAAACGCGACCTGATTGCCGGATCCGTCCCGCGCGCCTACATCGACAACCGTGGCGGTGGGTTCGTCCTCTCCCCGCGACTGATCGCCCGCCATCGGGTCGTTCTCGTCGCCGGTGGGATCGGCATCACCCCCTTCATCTCGATGCTGCGCGCACTGCGGGCCGCGGGTAACGATCTGTCCAATCTGACGGTGGTGCACGTGATCCGCGCGGAATCGCGGGCCGTCTATGCGGAGGTCCTCGACGATGCCGCCGCGGCGGGAGCCCGCGTCGAGCGGGTGGTGTCCCCGACCGGCACCCTCCCCGACGGCACCGCGCTTCGCGCTGACGGCACCGCGCTTCGCGCCGAGGGCACCCACTACTTCGTCTCGGGCGCACCGCAATTCGTCCGGGCGACGACGTCACAGATCCGACGCGCCGACACCACGACGCGCCTGCGGCCCTGGCGCGTTCACACCGACACCTTCGCCGGATACTGA
- a CDS encoding molybdenum cofactor biosysynthesis protein yields MDREYGCEIVMFVVSPRHAYFGRPKDGPAGDVETTSPDVVEVVADKGIRGDRFFGVRAHTEAAVTFLALEAWEAAAAGADPVLARRNIVVRGLELDPLRGREFAIDTGDGEVLFRGGRPAHPCSWMDSMAGDGVRKALIGRGGIRTQPLSSGVLRLGQAVVRCDVELDAVRAADQVRRAQPLRDTS; encoded by the coding sequence GTGGATCGAGAGTACGGCTGCGAGATCGTGATGTTCGTGGTGTCGCCACGGCATGCCTACTTCGGGAGACCGAAGGACGGGCCCGCGGGTGATGTGGAGACGACCAGTCCGGATGTCGTGGAGGTGGTTGCCGACAAGGGTATTCGCGGTGACCGGTTCTTCGGGGTGCGGGCGCACACCGAAGCGGCGGTGACCTTCCTCGCACTCGAGGCGTGGGAGGCGGCGGCCGCGGGCGCCGACCCGGTCCTGGCACGACGCAACATCGTCGTTCGCGGGCTGGAACTCGACCCACTGCGCGGACGTGAGTTCGCGATCGACACCGGTGACGGTGAAGTCCTCTTCCGCGGCGGACGGCCGGCGCATCCGTGTTCGTGGATGGACTCCATGGCGGGCGACGGGGTGCGCAAGGCGTTGATCGGCCGGGGTGGCATCCGGACACAACCGTTGTCGTCGGGTGTGCTGCGCCTCGGTCAAGCGGTCGTCCGCTGCGACGTCGAGCTCGATGCGGTTCGCGCCGCCGACCAGGTCCGGCGTGCGCAGCCGCTGCGTGACACGTCCTAG